A single window of Longimicrobium sp. DNA harbors:
- a CDS encoding FAD-dependent oxidoreductase, which produces MSHSIAHGGSRPVVISDRQGFDRRWFAPNLQAVYVPTHVEQVADCLTAAVRAYGRDVKATSGRHCYENFVYNSTTRAIIDMSALNQVGFDKARNAFFVEAGCENWSVYRTLLNGYNKTLPAGSCYSVGAGGHITGGGYGLLSRLHGLTVDHLHAVDIVTWDARVGQAQLQHVSADSATSDERDLFWGLRGAGCGNFGVIARYYFAQLPDAPDHATISALAWNWSDLDQDSFADLLAAYAELVAEMPETDFGLLKLNHVSNGQIGLLLQMVSAPGVGLREHQGRAEMSTNRWRALLDGVVPTVPLEKPLGGHPGYMTTLPASDAAQHVTYLEALQTLNGSGPNQFGKYKSAYMKKPFPADQTEAIYRWLNTTPPGLPAADMSQSLLQVDSYGGAVNRRSAESTAVPQRSSILKLQYQTYWINASKPGESHLQPYSDQAAAHLQWLNGFYRDVYAEYGGTPDPARDRTGTVDGAYYNYPDIDLGSHERGDADQALWLYFLENLRRNPRNLVKVKQRWDPENYFHHAQSIPVR; this is translated from the coding sequence TTGAGCCATTCAATCGCGCATGGTGGTAGCCGCCCCGTCGTCATCAGCGATCGTCAGGGATTCGACCGCCGTTGGTTCGCGCCCAACCTGCAGGCGGTCTACGTACCGACGCATGTGGAGCAGGTGGCGGACTGTCTGACCGCCGCCGTACGGGCCTACGGAAGGGACGTCAAGGCCACCTCGGGCCGCCACTGCTACGAGAATTTCGTCTACAACAGCACCACCAGGGCCATCATCGACATGTCGGCACTGAACCAGGTGGGGTTCGATAAGGCGCGGAACGCTTTCTTCGTCGAGGCAGGCTGCGAGAACTGGAGCGTCTATCGCACGCTCTTGAATGGATACAACAAGACTCTTCCCGCCGGCAGCTGCTATTCGGTCGGCGCGGGCGGTCATATCACCGGCGGCGGTTATGGATTGCTGTCGCGGCTGCACGGTCTGACCGTCGATCACCTGCACGCGGTCGACATCGTCACATGGGACGCCAGGGTCGGACAGGCGCAACTACAGCATGTCTCCGCCGACAGCGCGACGAGCGACGAGCGCGACCTCTTCTGGGGCTTGCGCGGCGCCGGCTGCGGCAATTTCGGCGTCATCGCGCGCTACTACTTTGCCCAACTGCCCGACGCGCCCGATCACGCCACGATCTCGGCCCTGGCGTGGAACTGGTCCGATCTGGACCAGGACAGTTTCGCGGACCTGCTGGCGGCATACGCCGAGCTCGTCGCGGAGATGCCCGAAACCGACTTCGGCCTGCTGAAGCTGAACCACGTCTCGAACGGACAGATCGGGCTGCTCCTGCAGATGGTGTCTGCCCCCGGCGTCGGCCTGCGCGAGCATCAAGGGCGGGCGGAGATGAGCACCAACCGCTGGAGGGCGCTGTTGGATGGGGTGGTTCCGACCGTGCCGCTCGAGAAGCCGCTGGGCGGGCACCCTGGCTACATGACGACGCTGCCGGCCAGCGACGCCGCGCAGCACGTCACGTACCTCGAGGCGCTGCAAACCCTGAACGGTTCCGGCCCAAACCAGTTCGGAAAGTACAAGTCGGCCTACATGAAGAAACCATTTCCGGCCGATCAGACCGAAGCCATTTACCGGTGGCTGAACACCACCCCGCCGGGGCTGCCTGCCGCCGACATGAGTCAATCGCTGCTGCAGGTGGACAGTTACGGTGGTGCGGTCAACAGACGGTCCGCGGAGTCGACGGCCGTCCCGCAGCGCAGCTCCATCCTGAAGCTCCAGTACCAGACCTACTGGATCAACGCCTCCAAACCGGGCGAAAGCCACCTGCAGCCCTACTCGGATCAGGCCGCGGCTCACCTGCAGTGGCTCAACGGTTTCTATCGCGATGTGTATGCCGAATACGGCGGCACGCCCGACCCGGCCCGGGACCGTACCGGCACCGTCGATGGCGCCTATTACAACTATCCCGACATCGACCTGGGCAGCCATGAGCGCGGCGATGCCGATCAGGCGCTCTGGCTCTATTTCCTGGAGAATCTTCGACGGAATCCCCGCAACCTGGTGAAGGTGAAGCAACGATGGGATCCGGAAAACTACTTTCATCACGCGCAATCGATTCCGGTACGATGA
- the plsX gene encoding phosphate acyltransferase PlsX: MRIALDAMGSDRAPAVEVEGAVGALLDLDAGASVVLVGDRDRIEAELARWPDAPRDRLEIVHASEVIEMHEAPATAIRRKRDSSIVVGVRLLQAGEVDAFISAGSTGAVMAASLVILRTLQGVDRPPVGARIPTSTGRCLALDVGANVDTKPHQLVQFAQLGSVYAEDMLGIDRPRIGLLNIGSEPEKGNEVVLEAHQLLAALPDINFVGNIEGRDIVTGKCDVLVADGFVGNVLLKFYESVAGLITSMLRREFAEQGVQMDFDRVFRSLDYTGVGGAPLLGVNGVVIICHGGSPPHAIRNAIGVAAQSVNRRMVEHMAARLSQAPAEEAQP; this comes from the coding sequence ATGCGGATCGCGCTGGACGCGATGGGCTCCGACCGTGCCCCGGCCGTAGAGGTCGAGGGCGCGGTCGGAGCTTTGCTTGACCTGGACGCCGGCGCCAGCGTGGTGCTGGTGGGCGACCGGGACCGGATCGAAGCCGAGCTGGCGCGGTGGCCCGACGCGCCGCGCGACCGGCTGGAGATCGTCCATGCGTCCGAAGTCATCGAGATGCACGAGGCGCCCGCGACGGCCATCCGCCGCAAGCGCGACTCGTCCATCGTCGTGGGCGTGCGCCTGCTGCAGGCGGGCGAAGTCGACGCGTTCATCAGCGCCGGGAGCACCGGCGCCGTGATGGCCGCGTCGCTCGTCATTCTGCGAACCCTGCAGGGCGTCGACCGTCCCCCGGTGGGCGCGCGCATTCCCACGTCCACGGGGCGCTGCCTGGCGCTTGACGTGGGCGCCAACGTCGACACCAAGCCCCACCAGCTGGTGCAGTTCGCCCAGCTGGGAAGCGTGTATGCGGAGGACATGCTGGGGATCGACCGTCCCCGTATCGGCCTGCTGAACATCGGCTCCGAGCCCGAAAAGGGGAACGAGGTGGTGCTCGAGGCCCACCAGCTCCTGGCCGCGCTCCCGGACATCAACTTCGTGGGCAACATCGAGGGGCGCGACATCGTCACGGGCAAGTGCGACGTTCTGGTGGCCGACGGCTTCGTGGGCAACGTCCTGCTCAAGTTCTACGAGTCGGTGGCGGGGCTCATCACCTCCATGCTGCGGCGCGAGTTCGCCGAGCAGGGGGTGCAGATGGACTTCGACCGCGTGTTCCGCAGCCTGGACTACACCGGCGTCGGGGGCGCCCCGCTGCTGGGCGTCAACGGCGTCGTCATCATCTGCCACGGGGGATCTCCGCCCCACGCCATCCGCAACGCCATCGGGGTCGCCGCGCAGTCGGTGAACCGCCGCATGGTGGAGCACATGGCCGCCCGCCTTTCGCAGGCGCCGGCCGAGGAAGCGCAGCCATGA
- a CDS encoding DUF177 domain-containing protein, whose amino-acid sequence MLKVNLAALDRGEVHVREQVAADDPMWSDVRVELAAPLDVDLTARFVGEGVFLRGRLRTAVRLACRRCLTPVEQEIDDTVDLLFEPLTEEDEGVDGEVYPLPARGDELDLRDVVREQVLLRAPEFALCGEDCRGLCPQCGTDLNTAGCECVPAQLPSAWDVLKNVKFDD is encoded by the coding sequence ATGCTGAAAGTGAACCTCGCGGCGCTGGACCGCGGAGAAGTGCACGTTCGCGAGCAGGTTGCGGCGGACGACCCGATGTGGAGCGACGTCCGCGTAGAGCTGGCGGCACCGCTGGACGTGGACCTCACCGCCCGTTTCGTGGGCGAGGGCGTGTTCCTGCGCGGCCGGCTCCGCACCGCGGTGCGGCTTGCCTGCCGCCGCTGCCTTACGCCGGTGGAGCAGGAGATCGACGACACCGTCGACCTCCTTTTCGAGCCGCTGACGGAAGAAGACGAGGGCGTGGATGGAGAGGTGTATCCTCTCCCCGCGCGGGGCGACGAGCTGGACCTGCGCGACGTGGTTCGCGAGCAGGTGCTGCTGCGGGCGCCCGAGTTCGCCTTGTGTGGGGAGGACTGCCGCGGGCTGTGCCCGCAGTGCGGAACCGACCTGAACACGGCCGGCTGTGAATGCGTTCCCGCGCAGCTACCCAGCGCCTGGGACGTGCTGAAGAACGTCAAGTTCGACGACTGA
- a CDS encoding beta-ketoacyl-ACP synthase III has protein sequence MIQPSPTAPRARLVSTGRFNPERVVTNAEMATIVETNDEWITSRTGIRERRIASKETGAADMAAAAARVAMERAGVGPLDLDMILLSTATPDRLLPSTACDVQALLGARNAAAYDFATACSGFLYGLSMAEAHIASGQAETILVCATEKMSSIVDWTDRTTCVLFGDGAGAAVVQRATDGRGILSTYMKSDGTLAELLWRPGGGARMPLDLSVLDERSHYVKMAGPEVFKSAVRAMCEAAETALVRAGVTSDQIDLMVPHQANVRIIESTAKYAKMPMDRVYVNVDRYGNMSSASIPVALDEAVEKGLAGPGSLVLMVAFGAGFTWASNVVRL, from the coding sequence ATGATCCAGCCCAGCCCCACCGCTCCCCGCGCGCGCCTGGTCTCCACCGGCCGCTTCAACCCGGAGCGGGTGGTGACCAACGCCGAGATGGCTACGATCGTTGAGACCAACGACGAGTGGATCACGAGCCGCACCGGCATCCGCGAGCGCCGCATCGCCAGCAAGGAGACGGGCGCCGCCGACATGGCCGCCGCCGCGGCACGCGTGGCCATGGAGCGCGCGGGTGTCGGGCCGCTGGACCTGGACATGATCCTGCTGTCGACCGCGACGCCCGACCGGCTTCTGCCGTCGACCGCGTGCGACGTACAGGCGCTGCTGGGCGCCCGCAACGCCGCCGCGTACGACTTCGCCACGGCGTGCTCGGGCTTCCTCTACGGATTGTCGATGGCCGAGGCGCACATCGCCTCGGGGCAGGCGGAGACGATCCTGGTGTGCGCGACGGAAAAGATGTCGTCCATCGTCGACTGGACGGACCGCACCACCTGCGTGCTCTTCGGCGACGGCGCCGGGGCGGCCGTGGTGCAGCGGGCCACGGATGGGCGCGGCATCCTTTCCACCTACATGAAGAGCGACGGTACCCTGGCCGAGTTGCTGTGGCGCCCCGGCGGCGGCGCACGCATGCCGCTGGACCTGTCGGTGCTCGACGAGCGGTCGCACTACGTGAAGATGGCCGGCCCCGAGGTGTTCAAGTCGGCCGTGCGCGCCATGTGCGAGGCGGCCGAGACGGCCCTGGTGCGCGCCGGCGTCACGTCCGACCAGATCGACCTGATGGTGCCCCACCAGGCAAACGTGCGCATCATCGAAAGCACCGCCAAGTACGCGAAGATGCCGATGGACCGCGTGTACGTGAACGTCGACCGCTACGGCAACATGTCGTCCGCCTCCATCCCCGTGGCGCTGGACGAGGCGGTGGAAAAGGGCCTCGCCGGACCCGGGTCGCTGGTGCTGATGGTGGCCTTCGGCGCCGGGTTCACCTGGGCTTCCAACGTGGTGCGGCTGTGA
- the fabD gene encoding ACP S-malonyltransferase, with protein sequence MGGERIALLFPGQGSQVVGMGKDLAERFPEARAIFQEADEALGFALSTLMWEGPADELTLTVNAQPALLTHSAAVWAVLRAADIDVVAAAGHSLGEFSAYHAAGSLSFADAVRTVRRRGELMLESGNARPGTMAAVLGLDDEVVEGVCHEASTEDSVVVPANFNTPGQVVVSGDAAAVERVGPMLVSAGAKKVQPLAVSGAFHSPLMRVAEAGLQAQLDAVAFADPAFAVVSNVSAQPVTDGAEARRLLVDQLTSTVRWTHSVRTMMQMGAERFLEVGAGKVLTGMLKRIDKAAEGRGVALGTAEQVEAFLNSSTK encoded by the coding sequence ATGGGGGGCGAACGCATCGCCCTGCTCTTTCCCGGGCAGGGCTCTCAGGTGGTGGGGATGGGCAAGGACCTGGCGGAGCGCTTTCCCGAGGCGCGCGCCATCTTCCAGGAAGCCGACGAGGCGCTGGGGTTCGCGCTTTCCACGCTCATGTGGGAAGGCCCGGCCGACGAGCTGACGCTGACGGTGAACGCGCAGCCCGCGCTGCTCACCCACAGCGCCGCCGTGTGGGCCGTCCTCAGGGCCGCCGACATCGACGTCGTAGCCGCGGCCGGCCACTCGCTGGGTGAATTCAGCGCCTACCATGCCGCCGGCTCGCTGAGCTTTGCCGACGCGGTGCGGACGGTGCGACGCCGCGGCGAGCTGATGCTGGAAAGCGGCAACGCGCGGCCCGGCACCATGGCCGCCGTGCTGGGGCTGGACGACGAGGTGGTGGAAGGCGTCTGCCACGAGGCGTCGACGGAGGATTCCGTCGTCGTCCCCGCCAACTTCAACACCCCGGGCCAGGTGGTCGTGTCCGGCGACGCGGCCGCGGTGGAGCGGGTGGGGCCCATGCTGGTGTCCGCCGGCGCCAAGAAAGTGCAGCCGCTGGCCGTGTCCGGCGCCTTCCACTCGCCGCTGATGCGCGTGGCCGAAGCGGGCTTGCAGGCGCAACTGGACGCGGTGGCGTTCGCCGATCCCGCGTTCGCGGTGGTCAGCAACGTGAGCGCGCAGCCGGTGACGGACGGGGCCGAGGCGCGGCGGCTGCTGGTGGACCAGCTGACCTCGACGGTGCGCTGGACGCACTCGGTGCGGACCATGATGCAGATGGGCGCCGAGCGGTTCCTGGAGGTGGGCGCCGGAAAGGTGCTGACGGGAATGCTCAAGCGCATCGACAAGGCCGCGGAAGGACGCGGGGTGGCGCTGGGGACGGCGGAGCAGGTGGAAGCGTTTCTGAACAGCAGTACCAAGTGA
- a CDS encoding glycoside hydrolase family 15 protein has product MSPHSARSASRYLPIEDHGVIGDLHTVALVGLDGSIDFLCAPRFDSPSIFASLLDAKRGGSFRIDPQLGEARRKQLYLPDTNVLLTRSLSPDGVAEVSDFMPVGEAASVRRVVRRVKAVRGTVRFRLRCAPRFGYALVEHRVTEDENGILFVPDDAGRAGLAYLRLRGSVPLRIEEGDCVAEFELQPEQTATFVLEAAAERHDGPRATHDYASEAFKRTTNYWRTWIGRSTYRGRWRDEVHRSALVLKMLFSHPHGSLVAAPTFGLPEALGGARNWDYRYTWVRDAAFTLYALIRLGLTDETAPFMQWIAERCAEEGDGIPLQPLYGIDGAHELPESTLHHLEGYRGSRPVRIGNGAVGQLQLDIFGALMDSVYLYDKYSEPLSYDLWMSLTKMVDWVCDNWRLPDHGIWEIRRATRPNLSSRVLSWVALDRAVRLARHRSLPAPEARWMEARDTIYHSVFDDFWHPGRRAFVQSPGEGSLDAACLLMPLLRFISPTDPRWVSTMEAVKKDLVEDSLVRRYAVRGGEADGFQDEEGTFSICSFWYAECLSRGGDPQQARFVFEKILSYANHVGLFAEELGPSGEHLGNFPQAFTHLALISAAYDIDRRLDGARGDGPARMA; this is encoded by the coding sequence ATGAGCCCGCATTCCGCGCGATCGGCCAGTCGCTACCTGCCCATCGAGGACCACGGCGTCATCGGCGACCTCCACACAGTGGCGCTGGTGGGGCTGGACGGCTCCATCGACTTCCTCTGCGCCCCGCGCTTCGATTCGCCCTCTATCTTCGCCTCGCTGCTGGACGCGAAGCGCGGCGGATCGTTCCGCATCGACCCGCAGCTGGGCGAGGCCCGCCGCAAGCAGCTGTACCTTCCCGACACCAACGTCCTGCTCACCCGCTCGCTCTCGCCCGACGGCGTGGCGGAAGTGTCGGACTTCATGCCCGTGGGCGAAGCAGCCAGCGTGCGCCGCGTGGTCCGCCGCGTGAAGGCGGTGCGGGGAACCGTGCGCTTTCGCCTGCGATGCGCGCCCCGGTTCGGCTACGCGCTCGTGGAGCACCGGGTGACGGAAGATGAGAACGGCATCCTCTTCGTCCCCGACGACGCCGGACGCGCGGGGCTGGCCTACCTGCGCCTGCGCGGGTCGGTGCCGTTGCGCATCGAAGAAGGCGACTGCGTGGCCGAGTTCGAGCTGCAGCCCGAGCAGACCGCCACCTTCGTCCTGGAAGCCGCGGCCGAGCGGCACGATGGCCCGCGCGCCACCCACGACTACGCGTCGGAAGCCTTCAAACGCACCACCAACTACTGGCGGACGTGGATCGGCCGGTCCACCTACCGCGGCCGCTGGCGCGACGAGGTGCATCGCTCGGCGCTCGTGCTGAAGATGCTGTTCAGCCACCCGCACGGCTCGTTGGTGGCCGCGCCCACCTTCGGGCTGCCGGAGGCGCTGGGCGGCGCACGCAACTGGGATTACCGCTACACCTGGGTGCGCGACGCCGCGTTCACCCTGTACGCGCTGATCCGCCTGGGGCTGACGGACGAGACCGCCCCGTTCATGCAGTGGATCGCCGAGCGCTGCGCCGAGGAGGGCGACGGCATTCCCCTGCAGCCGCTGTACGGCATCGACGGCGCGCACGAGCTCCCCGAATCCACCCTCCACCACCTGGAGGGCTACCGCGGGTCGCGCCCTGTGCGGATTGGCAACGGGGCCGTGGGGCAGCTGCAGCTGGACATCTTCGGCGCGCTGATGGACTCCGTCTACCTGTACGACAAGTACTCCGAGCCGCTGTCGTACGACCTGTGGATGTCGCTGACGAAGATGGTGGACTGGGTGTGCGACAACTGGCGGCTGCCGGATCACGGGATCTGGGAGATCCGCCGCGCCACCCGCCCCAACCTCAGCTCGCGCGTCCTCAGCTGGGTGGCCCTGGATCGCGCGGTGCGCCTGGCCCGCCACCGCTCGCTCCCGGCGCCCGAAGCACGGTGGATGGAGGCGCGCGACACCATCTACCACAGCGTGTTCGACGACTTCTGGCACCCCGGCCGCCGCGCCTTCGTGCAGTCGCCGGGTGAGGGATCGCTGGATGCGGCGTGCCTGCTGATGCCGCTGCTGCGCTTCATCAGCCCCACCGACCCGCGCTGGGTGAGCACGATGGAGGCGGTGAAGAAGGACCTGGTGGAGGACTCGCTCGTCCGGCGCTACGCTGTGCGCGGCGGCGAGGCCGACGGCTTCCAGGACGAGGAGGGTACGTTCTCCATCTGCTCGTTCTGGTACGCCGAGTGCCTTTCGCGCGGGGGAGACCCCCAGCAGGCGCGCTTCGTCTTCGAAAAGATCCTCAGCTACGCCAACCACGTGGGGCTGTTCGCCGAGGAGCTGGGCCCCAGCGGCGAGCACCTGGGCAACTTTCCCCAGGCGTTCACGCACCTGGCCCTGATCAGCGCCGCATACGACATCGACCGCCGCCTGGACGGCGCCCGCGGCGACGGCCCCGCGCGCATGGCGTGA
- the rpmF gene encoding 50S ribosomal protein L32, with amino-acid sequence MAVPKRRQSKQRQRKRRTHVKAAMPSFSACPQCGDPHIQHRVCPNCGYYRKEQRIEADEF; translated from the coding sequence ATGGCCGTACCGAAGCGTCGCCAGTCCAAGCAGCGCCAGCGCAAGCGCCGCACGCACGTCAAGGCGGCCATGCCGTCGTTCAGCGCGTGCCCGCAGTGCGGTGATCCGCACATCCAGCACCGCGTCTGCCCGAACTGCGGCTACTACCGCAAGGAGCAGCGTATCGAGGCCGACGAGTTCTAA